In a genomic window of Primulina huaijiensis isolate GDHJ02 chromosome 10, ASM1229523v2, whole genome shotgun sequence:
- the LOC140986788 gene encoding 3'(2'),5'-bisphosphate nucleotidase 1-like has protein sequence MNSISQTPLRLRIFSTNHSLPHTVSNPSFFFSLPSSSSHCNSTTPQVRRIVVASMSYDKQLDAAKKSASLAARLCQKVQKALLKSDVQSKSDKSPVTVADYGSQAIVSLILEKELPSVSFSLVAEEDSGDLRKKESKETLHRITELVNETLAGDGMSDLSTLSEEDILNAIDKGKSEGGPHGQHWVLDPIDGTKGFLRGDQYAIALALLDKGKVVLGVLACPNLPLGSVACHDQHNPESKVGCLFFAQVDAGTYMQSLDGSSPKKVHVSSTDNPEEASFFESFEAAHSMHDLSSMIARKLGVKAPPVRIDSQAKYGALSRGDGAIYLRFPHKGYREKIWDHAAGYIVVAEAGGIATDAGGNPLDFSRGRYLDLDTGIIVTNHKLMPSLLKAVQESIKEKTSSL, from the exons ATGAATTCAATTTCCCAGACCCCATTAAGGCTACGAATCTTCAGTACAAATCACTCTCTACCACACACCGTGTCGAACCCTTCATTTTTCTTCTCCCTTCCCTCTTCTTCCTCTCACTGCAATTCTACAACTCCACAGGTGAGGAGAATAGTTGTTGCTTCAATGTCTTATGATAAACAACTTGATGCTGCCAAGAAATCTGCGTCTCTTGCCGCGCGCCTGTGTCAG AAGGTGCAAAAGGCATTGTTGAAGTCTGATGTCCAATCAAAATCTGATAAAAGTCCTGTTACCGTGGCGGATTATG GTTCACAAGCTATTGTTAGCTTAATATTGGAAAAGGAGTTGCCATCGGTATCATTTTCACTAGTTGCTGAAGAG GATTCAGGAGACCTCAGAAAAAAAGAAAGCAAGGAAACACTGCATCGCATTACAGAGCTTGTGAATGAGACCCTTGCTGGTGATGGAATGTCTGACTTATCAACTCTCTCGGAGGAAGATATACTTAATGCCATCGACAAAGGAAAATCTGAAGGGGGTCCCCATGGCCAGCATTGGGTTTTGGATCCTATTGATGGTACCAAAGG ATTTTTAAGAGGAGATCAATATGCTATTGCATTAGCATTGCTAGATAAAGGGAAAGTTGTGCTTGGTGTATTAGCCTGCCCGAATCTTCCTTTAGGATCTGTTGCTTGCCATGACCAGCACAACCCTGAAAGCAAAGTTGGTTGCTTATTTTTTGCTCAGGTTGATGCTGGAACATATATGCAGAGCCTTGATGGATCCTCTCCAAAGAAG GTACATGTGAGTTCTACTGATAACCCTGAAGAAGCATCATTCTTCGAATCTTTTGAAGCTGCACACTCGATGCATGACTTATCTAGCATGATAGCGAGG AAACTTGGTGTTAAAGCGCCACCTGTTAGGATAGACAGCCAAGCTAAATATGGTGCTTTGTCTAGAGGAGATGGAGCCATATATCTGCGATTCCCTCACAAAGGTTATCGAGAAAAGATATGGGATCATGCAGCTGGATATATTGTTGTCGCAG AAGCTGGAGGCATCGCAACTGATGCCGGTGGGAACCCATTGGACTTCTCCAGAGGAAGATATCTCGATCTGGACACGGGAATCATTGTCACAAATCATAAGTTGATGCCTTCTCTGTTGAAAGCTGTTCAAGAATCCATCAAGGAGAAAACATCATCCCTGTGA
- the LOC140986500 gene encoding SWR1 complex subunit 6, whose protein sequence is MDEEMPSSLRRMSMRTRKVAPKMAAALSSSDNRTQAMLARLEALENDNAGLETVQVDDDDEASLDDDDQAYQKKQNKSTKRKTRQAKALENAKKAPRTFLELLHEANLESLPSHVPTYLRAAVGPPSSSARRHFCTVCGFSANYTCVQCGMRFCSIRCRNIHNDTRCLKFVA, encoded by the exons aTGGACGAAGAGATGCCCAGTTCACTACGACGTATGTCCATGCGAACTCGAAAGGTTGCCCCTAAAATGGCTGCAGCCCTTTCCAGCTCTGATAATCGGACTCAG GCTATGCTTGCTCGTCTGGAAGCTTTGGAAAATGATAATGCTGGACTGGAGACTGTACAAGTCGATGACGATGATGAAGCGTCTCTTGACGATGATGATCAAG CATATCAGAAGAAGCAAAACAAAAGCACGAAACGCAAAACTCGTCAGGCCAAAGCGCTTGAAAATGCTAAGAAGGCCCCAAGAACATTCCTTGAGCTCTTGCATGAG GCCAATCTGGAATCATTGCCTTCACATGTACCCACCTACTTGAGAGCGGCTGTGGGACCTCCAAGTAGTAGTGCCCGTCGCCATTTTTGCACAGTTTGTGGGTTTTCTGCTAACTATACGTGCGTGCAGTGTGGAATGCGGTTTTGTTCAATTCGATGCCGGAATATACACAACGATACCCGTTGCTTGAAATTTGTTGCTTGA
- the LOC140986715 gene encoding U-box domain-containing protein 26-like yields MKGGAEMAVPPLFTCPISLDLFRDPVTLCTGLTYDRYHIEKWLAAGNLTCPVTMQKLDDLSIVPNRTLRHLINQWLQSSTQIQQVCVELTDAGPLFDSMKQVIESDESTLENRLQVLEKIESLFQEDPFSNSCLIRLDFFGLLLELALRNAKNLHIQESLILVEKSLICALKLMPFSEVEGLNILKKVSKFEGFTHLFEQGSSCIKKSLCLIVEAISTRLDTRDLCEKIGKSTKISTAIVHLILHESEGVAAGIRAMSALSNLEANRENLVLEGAVQALISYVSNLEKHEKKLASVAISTIERLLSVETAKGVVINHPFGVESLVKMVFRVSNHEGSESAVNTLLIICCDSRIGREKAIVNGIITQLLLLLQSQCNGRTKTKARMLLKLLRSMWREDSSHAL; encoded by the coding sequence atgaaGGGTGGAGCAGAAATGGCAGTTCCTCCTTTATTCACATGCCCCATAAGTCTAGACTTGTTCAGAGATCCTGTCACTCTCTGTACTGGACTAACATACGACAGATATCACATCGAAAAATGGCTTGCCGCGGGGAACTTGACGTGCCCCGTCACAATGCAAAAGCTCGACGACCTTTCGATTGTGCCGAACCGCACACTTCGCCATTTGATCAACCAGTGGCTCCAATCCAGCACCCAAATTCAGCAAGTTTGCGTCGAGCTTACTGATGCCGGCCCTTTGTTTGATTCGATGAAACAAGTTATTGAGTCAGATGAATCCACATTGGAGAACAGGCTACAAGTGCTAGAAAAGATCGAATCTTTGTTCCAAGAAGATCCCTTCAGCAATTCTTGCCTGATCAGATTAGATTTCTTTGGACTATTACTTGAACTTGCTTTAAGAAATGCCAAGAACTTGCATATTCAAGAAAGTTTGATTCTTGTTGAAAAATCACTGATTTGTGCCCTCAAGTTGATGCCTTTTAGTGAAGTAGAAGGTCTCAACATATTGAAAAAAGTCTCCAAATTTGAAGGGTTCACTCACTTATTTGAGCAAGGGAGCTCTTGCATCAAGAAAAGCTTATGTCTCATAGTGGAGGCAATTTCAACGAGACTAGATACTCGAGACCTCTGCGAAAAGATCGGTAAATCGACCAAGATTTCGACAGCAATCGTCCATCTCATCCTTCACGAATCCGAGGGAGTAGCAGCTGGGATCAGGGCAATGTCAGCACTATCCAACCTCGAAGCGAACCGCGAAAATCTAGTACTAGAAGGTGCGGTTCAAGCGCTGATATCCTACGTATCGAACCTCGAAAAACACGAAAAGAAGTTAGCATCAGTCGCAATCTCGACAATTGAAAGACTTTTATCAGTGGAGACTGCAAAAGGAGTTGTGATAAACCATCCGTTCGGAGTCGAATCGCTCGTGAAGATGGTTTTCAGAGTGTCGAATCACGAAGGCAGCGAAAGCGCAGTGAATACGCTCCTGATCATATGTTGTGATTCAAGAATTGGTAGGGAAAAAGCCATTGTTAATGGGATTATAACTCAGTTGCTGCTGCTTCTGCAGAGCCAGTGCAATGGGAGGACTAAGACCAAGGCCAGGATGTTGTTGAAGTTGCTTAGATCCATGTGGAGGGAAGACTCTAGCCATGCGTTGTAG
- the LOC140985561 gene encoding probable polygalacturonase produces MLVFKRVFEECERPIFNTATKKPSWVFVLLVIFTTAAILSLQVTRNPIVPPKRASDREVLSGPDEPSSCSGFFSSAAQPRIAVVKSISEFGGVGDGRTSNTAAFRRALDYMERRKGPGTAQLNVPRGRWVTGSFNITSNFTLFLEDGAVILGSQDPEEWPIIEPLSSYGRGRERPGGRHISLIHGNALSNVVITGNNGSIDGQGKMWWDMWWNKTLYHTRGHLLELINSTNVLISNLTFLDSPFWTIHPVYCSNVVIRNMTILAPLNAPNTDGIDPDSSTNVCIEDCYIESGDDLVAIKSGWDQYGISMAKPSVNITIRRVSGTTPTCSGIGIGSEMSGGIRNVLVEDMYVRDSAAGVRIKTDKGRGGYIRNITIRNIKMERVKVPIRFSRGANDHPDEKWDREALPEVRGITISDVVSLDSRKAPQLMGIKGTMFTDICLKNVSILGLFPSMKWSCEFVSGFSEGVTPMPCLELRKNGSSSWCS; encoded by the exons ATGCTCGTGTTCAAACGCGTGTTCGAAGAGTGTGAGAGGCCAATATTCAACACCGCCACCAAAAAGCCGTCCTGGGTCTTCGTATTGCTCGTTATATTCACCACTGCTGCGATTCTAAGCCTCCAAGTGACCAGAAATCCCATCGTACCGCCGAAGCGCGCTTCGGATCGGGAGGTGCTATCGGGACCTGATGAACCGAGTAGTTGTTCCGGGTTCTTCTCCTCCGCGGCGCAGCCGCGGATTGCGGTGGTGAAATCAATATCGGAGTTTGGTGGGGTGGGGGATGGGAGGACCTCCAACACGGCGGCGTTCAGGAGGGCGCTGGATTACATGGAGCGGCGAAAGGGGCCGGGAACGGCCCAGCTGAATGTTCCGAGGGGCCGGTGGGTCACAGGAAGTTTCAATATTACCAGTaatttcacactgtttcttgaaGATGGAGCTGTGATTTTGGGATCTcag GATCCAGAAGAATGGCCAATCATAGAGCCTCTGTCTTCATATGGAAGAGGAAGAGAGAGGCCAGGTGGGAGACATATTAGCCTCATTCATGGAAATGCTTTGTCCAATGTTGTCATTACAG GGAATAATGGAAGCATAGATGGTCAGGGGAAGATGTGGTGGGATATGTGGTGGAACAAGACTCTTTATCACACAAGAGGCCATCTTCTTGAACTCATTAACTCAACCAATGTTCTCATTTCCAACTTGACATTCCTCGATTCTCCATTTTGGACCATTCACCCTGTATATTGCAG CAATGTTGTGATCAGAAACATGACTATTTTGGCTCCTCTTAATGCCCCAAATACTGATGGTATTGATCCAG ATTCAAGCACAAACGTTTGTATCGAAGATTGTTACATTGAAAGTGGCGATGATCTAGTAGCTATAAAAAGCGGCTGGGATCAATACGGTATAAGCATGGCGAAACCAAGTGTAAACATAACCATAAGACGAGTTTCAGGCACGACTCCAACGTGTTCAGGTATTGGGATTGGTAGTGAAATGTCCGGTGGAATTCGTAATGTTTTAGTAGAAGATATGTATGTCAGAGATTCAGCAGCAGGGGTGAGGATCAAAACTGATAAGGGGAGAGGAGGATACATCAGGAATATCACTATTCGAAACATAAAAATGGAGAGAGTTAAGGTACCGATACGGTTTAGCAGAGGTGCCAATGACCATCCAGATGAAAAATGGGACCGTGAAGCGTTGCCAGAAGTGAGAGGGATCACTATAAGTGATGTAGTTAGTTTGGACTCAAGAAAAGCTCCACAGCTCATGGGTATCAAAGGGACTATGTTCACTGATATTTGCTTGAAAAATGTTAGCATACTTGGATTGTTTCCATCAATGAAATGGAGTTGTGAATTTGTTTCTGGTTTCAGTGAAGGGGTCACCCCGATGCCATGTTTGGAACTGCGAAAAAACGGCTCCTCATCTTGGTGTTCATAG